In Nilaparvata lugens isolate BPH chromosome 5, ASM1435652v1, whole genome shotgun sequence, the following proteins share a genomic window:
- the LOC111045499 gene encoding cilia- and flagella-associated protein 100-like: protein MNSNNLDERPKELVQKRVKIQRPKLLDQLFHKTKQKRSIYYFTSGRLCRKDKIEDLKLDTNPFNVVVGGRDTLKDSEEEEFLKSSRKVERSLKVHRKHTYRSRLDTDLSERLVVDDVRDKDSPRGIVDMDKQFFTIVKGRPIKGTPNLKKYIEHLREALIANMKTGIIYDEVYRIDRQHETEEETLDEIRRRLQEYNASFDEFLARDNDRSMTLLREAADEVSGKVNKQVELDSALEEWTKIKCEMYRLEEQWTKGHKCKEFLYEISPTNWKKTMAKEMETVEKKPDIENDREREEDCDEQNGLRKEEVVSLSNSLESLLEPFLAEKSRDEKKPLFFSEPWQLSLVFRDLELQNLNALLHTENFKKPNEDIESALVSTIDRYDKEMKAVEEKLKELEGAISAEEATASKLEQKTRSVVRNHLRGIVSGEEWLLLHAHIQNVYEACITNDGADLTAMEMMAAIESEYKRLLLELDSLPVDCVAEAQRQVRKQHDYKLGQARSARQRLNYLDMLTRNMLRSLDPPVRNRRRTLMFRSRPPPLAYKPPPQRGELTAQQLEQLHFFTDKQQGDNADDIKLYFPLGY from the exons ATGAACAGTAATAATTTAGATGAACGACCCAAAGAGCTTGTTCAGAAAAGAGTGAAAATCCAAAGACCGAAACTACTTGACCAGCTATTTCATAAGACGAAACAGAAGAGATCCATCTACTATTTCACGTCAGGCCGATTGTGCAGAAAGGACAAGATAGAAGATTTAAAGCTGGACACAAATCCTTTCAATGTGGTGGTTGGAGGGAGAGATACATTGAAAGACAGCGAAGAAGAGGAATTCTTGAAAAGTTCTAGGAAGGTTGAAAGGAGTTTGAAGGTGCACAGAAAACATACCTACCGATCACGTCTTGATACGGATTTGTCGGAAAGATTGGTTGTCGATGACGTCAGAGACAAAGACTCGCCGAGAGGAATCGTGGACATGGACAAACAGTTCTTCACAATCGTTAAAGGACGCCCAATTAAAGGAACACCCAACCTCAAGAAATACATCGAACACTTGCGAGAAGCACTCATAGCGAATATGAAGACCGGAATTATCTATGATGAGGTGTACCGTATAGACAGACAGCATGAAACTGAGGAGGAGACGCTGGATGAGATCAGGCGTCGACTGCAGGAGTACAACGCGTCGTTCGACGAGTTCCTGGCCAGAGACAATGACAGGTCCATGACACTGCTCAGAGAAGCAGCTGACGAAGTGTCAGGAAAGGTCAATAAGCAG GTGGAACTGGATTCGGCTCTGGAAGAGTGGACCAAGATCAAGTGTGAGATGTATCGTCTTGAAGAGCAGTGGACAAAAGGTCATAAGTGTAAGGAGTTTCTCTACGAGATAAGTCCTACTAATTGGAAGAAAACTATGGCTAAAGAAATGGAAACCGTGGAAAAGAAACCCGACATCGAGAATGATAGAGAAAGGGAGGAAGATTGTGATGAGCAGAATGGTTTGAGAAAAGAAGAGGTTGTGAGTCTGTCGAATTCTCTGGAATCGCTGTTGGAACCATTTCTCGCCGAGAAGTCCAGAGACGAGAAGAAGCCGCTGTTTTTCAGCGAGCCCTGGCAGCTGAGTCTCGTGTTCCGCGACCTCGAACTCCAGAATCTTAACGCGCTCCTTCACACGGAAAACTTCAAAAAGCCGAACGAAGACATCGAGTCTGCGCTCGTGTCGACGATCGACCGCTACGACAAAGAGATGAAGGCGGTGGAAGAAAAGCTCAAGGAGCTTGAGGGAGCCATCAGCGCGGAAGAGGCCACCGCTTCCAAACTCGAACAGAAAACACGCTCCGTTGTCAGAAACCATTTGCGGGGAATTGTTTCAGGAGAGGAATGGTTGTTACTTCATGCGCACATCCAGAACGTCTATGAG GCATGCATCACAAACGACGGCGCCGACCTAACAGCGATGGAAATGATGGCCGCCATCGAGTCTGAATACAAACGACTTCTGCTGGAGCTTGACTCACTGCCCGTCGACTGTGTCGCCGAGGCTCAGCGCCAGGTCAGGAAGCAGCACGACTACAAGTTGGGTCAGGCTCGCTCCGCCCGGCAACGCCTCAACTACCTCGACATGCTGACTAGGAACATGTTGCGTTCACTAGACCCGCCAGTCCGCAACCGTCGCCGAACCCTCATGTTCCGCTCCCGGCCGCCGCCCCTCGCCTACAAACCGCCTCCGCAGCGCGGCGAGCTCACTGCTCAGCAGTTGGAGCAACTGCACTTCTTCACCGACAAGCAGCAGGGGGACAACGCCGACGATATCAAACTCTATTTCCCGCTTGGCTACTGA